The following are encoded in a window of Deltaproteobacteria bacterium genomic DNA:
- a CDS encoding dicarboxylate/amino acid:cation symporter has translation MNRKSSTFFRSYGFSILLIVSIGIGSLLGIVLKKEAVVLKPFGDLFLNLLFTAIVPLVFFSIASAVAGMSNVRRLGKILSSMLFVFILTGIAASTIMAIAVQFYPPAAGITLDLTFPASPEQFKTSEQIVKAFAAPDFLDILSKKNMLALIIFSILIGLATSSIGEKGKVFSTFLTSANEVMMKVIHYIMYYAPVGLCAYFAYFIGVYGPELLGSYVRAVTLYYPVTILYFFIAFTLYAYLAAGGTGVRTFWKNIIPPSLTALATGSSVATIPLNLEAANNTGIPRDISEVVIPIGATIHMEGSCLAAILKIAFLFGLFHMDFSGTQTLLTAIGIAILCGTVVSGIPGGGTIGELLIISLYGFPPEVFPIITMIGTLVDPPATMVNAIGDNVAGMVVARILGGRNWMRESQSIHE, from the coding sequence ATGAATAGAAAGTCATCCACATTTTTCAGGTCCTACGGGTTTTCGATTCTGCTGATCGTCTCCATCGGCATCGGCTCTCTATTGGGAATCGTCCTGAAAAAGGAGGCTGTTGTATTAAAACCCTTCGGGGATCTTTTTCTGAACCTCCTCTTTACCGCGATTGTCCCCCTTGTGTTTTTTTCCATCGCCTCGGCCGTTGCCGGCATGTCCAATGTTCGGCGCCTGGGTAAGATTCTCTCGTCCATGCTGTTTGTGTTCATCCTGACGGGAATTGCCGCCTCGACGATTATGGCCATTGCCGTTCAGTTTTATCCGCCGGCCGCAGGAATCACGCTGGATTTAACTTTCCCTGCCAGCCCGGAGCAGTTCAAAACCTCAGAACAGATCGTCAAGGCCTTTGCAGCGCCCGATTTCCTGGATATCCTGTCGAAGAAGAACATGCTCGCCCTGATCATCTTCTCCATCCTCATCGGGCTCGCCACCTCTTCCATCGGGGAAAAGGGGAAGGTCTTCTCCACCTTTCTCACCTCCGCAAACGAGGTGATGATGAAGGTCATTCATTATATCATGTACTATGCACCGGTCGGATTATGCGCCTATTTCGCCTATTTCATCGGGGTATACGGTCCTGAACTGCTGGGTTCCTACGTCCGTGCCGTGACGCTCTATTATCCCGTCACCATCCTCTATTTCTTCATTGCCTTTACCCTTTACGCATACCTTGCCGCGGGGGGTACCGGTGTGCGAACGTTCTGGAAAAACATCATCCCGCCATCTCTTACGGCCCTGGCCACGGGGAGCAGTGTGGCGACCATCCCGTTAAATCTTGAGGCGGCGAACAACACGGGCATCCCCAGGGACATCAGCGAAGTCGTTATTCCTATTGGAGCAACCATTCACATGGAAGGTTCCTGCCTCGCCGCTATTCTGAAAATCGCCTTTTTATTCGGGTTATTCCACATGGATTTCTCAGGGACTCAGACCCTCCTGACGGCGATCGGCATCGCCATTCTGTGCGGCACGGTGGTGAGCGGTATTCCCGGAGGCGGCACAATTGGAGAGCTGCTGATCATTTCACTATACGGATTCCCTCCGGAGGTCTTCCCGATCATTACGATGATCGGAACCCTCGTTGACCCTCCGGCAACCATGGTGAATGCCATCGGCGATAATGTCGCCGGCATGGTGGTCGCCAGGATACTGGGGGGGAGAAACTGGATGCGGGAAAGTCAATCGATCCACGAATGA
- the mreC gene encoding rod shape-determining protein MreC, whose translation MLFPKKHQSIIIACLLVIISLIILSYSVKQPNKDGFFRRLVLEATAPLADMITVSFKGLNEVWKRYIILVGMEEENRRLKKENALLTQEIIQYREGYLEGIRLQKHLALEEKVKYPTVTARVIDRDQTSIIKTILINKGTSHGLRVDLPVVADQGVVGRIIEASWHASKILLLIDENSNIDALVEETRIQGILQGAGSSGCSLKYIPKTETVALGNIVISSGLSGLFPKGLLLGVVKNADKTNSGLFQKIDIAPFVDFARLEEVTVIVLDNGDKK comes from the coding sequence ATGTTATTTCCTAAAAAACATCAATCAATTATAATAGCATGTCTCTTGGTCATCATCTCTCTCATCATATTATCCTATAGTGTGAAACAACCAAACAAAGACGGCTTTTTCAGAAGGCTTGTACTGGAAGCCACAGCTCCGTTAGCAGATATGATAACCGTTTCTTTCAAAGGGCTTAACGAGGTATGGAAGCGGTATATAATTCTTGTGGGAATGGAAGAGGAAAACAGACGTCTGAAAAAGGAAAATGCATTGTTGACACAAGAAATAATTCAATACCGTGAAGGGTATCTCGAAGGGATACGTTTACAAAAACACCTCGCACTTGAGGAAAAAGTCAAATATCCTACAGTTACTGCCAGGGTTATTGACAGAGATCAAACATCGATAATCAAGACGATATTAATAAACAAGGGAACCTCCCATGGTTTGAGGGTCGATTTGCCGGTTGTAGCTGACCAGGGGGTTGTAGGAAGGATCATTGAAGCATCCTGGCACGCATCGAAAATTTTGCTTCTCATAGATGAAAATAGTAATATTGATGCATTGGTAGAGGAGACCAGAATCCAGGGGATTCTTCAAGGCGCCGGTTCATCGGGATGTTCTCTGAAATATATTCCAAAAACAGAAACGGTCGCTCTTGGAAATATCGTCATTTCTTCGGGCCTTTCCGGCCTCTTCCCTAAGGGCTTACTACTTGGCGTCGTGAAAAATGCGGACAAAACCAATAGCGGATTATTTCAGAAAATTGATATTGCGCCATTCGTTGATTTTGCGAGACTTGAAGAAGTAACGGTGATTGTATTGGATAACGGTGATAAAAAGTGA
- a CDS encoding L,D-transpeptidase family protein — MSLSASMIISVSISVSLMILASLFLPLACAQIPDTSPLREVQPVRGKSLSAPPEKLIGESSQILLIRNMNPVSIDVHVIALEKRNGRWQSPFPPMDGVIGRKGFAPPGEKREGDGRTPSGIFPLGMVFGYDPSFPTRMPYRQATDDDLWVDDVHADDYNRWVKRGATKASSFERMKRDDNLYKYGIVVEYNMNPVIKGHGSAIFFHLWRGNEKPTEGCVALSEEDLVTILRWLNPASRPLVVMGTSGTIRGY; from the coding sequence TTGTCCCTCAGTGCCTCCATGATAATAAGCGTTTCCATATCGGTTTCTCTGATGATTCTCGCATCGCTCTTTCTTCCCCTGGCATGCGCCCAGATTCCCGACACATCCCCCCTTCGGGAAGTTCAGCCGGTGAGAGGGAAATCTCTGTCTGCTCCCCCCGAAAAACTGATCGGCGAATCCTCCCAGATTCTCCTCATCCGAAATATGAATCCTGTCTCGATTGACGTTCACGTTATTGCCCTGGAAAAGAGAAATGGCCGCTGGCAGAGTCCTTTTCCTCCCATGGACGGTGTAATCGGAAGGAAGGGCTTTGCACCGCCGGGGGAGAAGAGGGAAGGAGACGGCAGGACTCCTTCGGGGATATTCCCCCTTGGGATGGTCTTCGGCTATGATCCTTCCTTCCCGACAAGGATGCCTTACCGGCAGGCCACCGATGACGACCTCTGGGTCGATGACGTCCACGCCGATGACTACAACCGATGGGTCAAGAGGGGAGCAACCAAAGCATCTTCGTTTGAAAGAATGAAACGGGACGACAACCTGTACAAGTACGGGATCGTTGTGGAATATAACATGAATCCCGTCATTAAAGGTCATGGGAGCGCCATCTTTTTTCACCTCTGGCGAGGAAACGAAAAACCCACGGAAGGCTGTGTTGCCCTATCGGAAGAGGATCTTGTTACAATTCTCCGGTGGCTTAATCCGGCGTCAAGACCCCTGGTTGTCATGGGGACGAGCGGAACGATCAGAGGGTATTGA
- a CDS encoding rod shape-determining protein, giving the protein MLGKFSNDLAIDLGTANTLVYMKGKGIVLNEPSVVAVHRDLRGAKKVLAVGLEAKKMLGRTPGNIVAIRPLREGVIADFDITEAMLKHFIRRVHNRRALVRPRIIVSIPSGITQVEKRAVRETVESAGAREMFFIEEPMAAAIGAGLPVMEPISSMVVDIGGGTTEVAVISLGGIVYAKSVRVAGDRMDEEIVQYMKRKFNLLIGERSAEIIKMTIGCAYPDGELRKIDVKGRNLISGIPKIVEINSEEVREAIMEPVSIIIDAIKDALDNAPPELAGDIVDRGIVLTGGGALLTNLDLLIREETGLPITIADDPLSVVARGAGMALDHLDVLKEVTFQV; this is encoded by the coding sequence ATTTTAGGAAAATTTTCCAATGATCTTGCCATAGATTTAGGAACGGCAAATACGCTGGTTTATATGAAGGGTAAGGGAATTGTATTGAATGAACCTTCGGTGGTTGCCGTTCACAGAGATTTACGGGGTGCAAAAAAAGTCCTGGCTGTCGGTCTCGAAGCAAAAAAGATGCTCGGACGAACCCCAGGCAATATAGTAGCTATCAGACCCTTAAGGGAAGGCGTGATTGCTGATTTCGATATTACTGAAGCCATGCTGAAGCACTTCATCCGCCGCGTCCACAATCGCAGGGCTCTGGTTCGCCCGAGAATTATTGTATCAATACCCTCCGGTATCACCCAGGTAGAAAAGAGAGCAGTCAGGGAAACCGTAGAATCAGCAGGTGCCAGAGAAATGTTCTTCATCGAAGAGCCAATGGCAGCGGCCATTGGAGCGGGATTACCCGTAATGGAACCAATAAGCTCCATGGTTGTGGATATTGGTGGTGGAACCACTGAGGTCGCCGTAATATCACTGGGGGGCATCGTCTATGCAAAGTCTGTCAGAGTCGCTGGTGACAGAATGGACGAGGAAATCGTCCAGTATATGAAGAGAAAATTCAACCTCCTCATAGGGGAGCGTTCGGCAGAAATCATAAAAATGACCATCGGGTGCGCTTATCCGGATGGGGAGTTGCGGAAAATCGACGTCAAAGGAAGGAACCTCATATCAGGTATTCCGAAGATCGTTGAGATTAATTCTGAAGAGGTACGGGAAGCCATTATGGAACCGGTAAGTATTATCATAGACGCGATAAAAGATGCCCTGGACAATGCCCCCCCCGAATTAGCCGGAGATATTGTTGACAGAGGTATTGTCTTGACCGGTGGTGGAGCTCTTTTGACAAATCTCGATCTTCTGATAAGGGAAGAAACGGGACTTCCCATTACCATTGCAGACGATCCCCTCTCGGTAGTAGCCAGAGGCGCCGGTATGGCCCTTGATCATTTAGATGTGTTAAAAGAGGTTACATTTCAGGTATAG
- a CDS encoding SurA N-terminal domain-containing protein — MLEIMRKHARSWLVKIMLGIIIVVFVLYFGSTSWRHRAEAIAIIDGKAIPYVDFQREYQNLIDSYRQRYGGALTDDILKGLNLKQQAYDSIINQAVIFQKAAELNLQVTEEEVKELILSNPAFQRAGVFDEKIYNQMLRYRKMTSTDFEDAQRKLLTMIKLEDIIQSAVKVSDKEVFDLFRFQNEKINVNYLSLSTKNYKEKIIPRREDLETFLKEHENDFRVPEQIQIKYISFPGQNYASSVKVSDTDVAEYYNRHKDNFMKKAGKESPLSEVKDKIIAELKQAQGMYIAAEEAKKAHDMIYQKENFDDYAGQNGLKVISTSFFSSKNTPQDFRQIKDFNKIAFSLQTDEIGSVFSDDKSYYVLKLTAKNPSHIPGLNEIEREVARQFVEGESVRLCKKDAEVILESLKKGEAMQKISQEKGLNIEETGLFLPGSTIPKFGFSKELSGALIQISEGNPYPDNVYYINGSFVIVKFKERGKLNTDDFEAKKSALKNLLLRMKKNEHMLSWIEKNKEAMIKDGRLKFTKDLKDI; from the coding sequence ATGCTTGAAATAATGCGAAAACACGCCAGAAGCTGGCTCGTGAAAATTATGCTTGGAATAATCATTGTTGTTTTTGTTCTTTATTTTGGTTCTACGAGCTGGAGACATAGGGCTGAAGCCATTGCCATTATTGATGGCAAGGCCATTCCGTATGTGGATTTTCAAAGGGAATATCAGAACCTTATTGACTCCTATCGGCAACGTTACGGTGGCGCCCTCACGGATGATATTCTGAAAGGTCTGAATCTGAAGCAGCAGGCGTATGACAGTATTATCAATCAGGCTGTTATTTTTCAAAAGGCAGCGGAACTTAATCTACAGGTTACCGAGGAAGAAGTGAAGGAACTTATCCTTTCTAATCCTGCTTTCCAAAGAGCAGGTGTTTTTGATGAAAAGATTTACAATCAGATGTTGCGCTACAGGAAGATGACGTCTACTGATTTTGAAGATGCGCAAAGAAAATTATTAACCATGATAAAGCTGGAAGATATCATCCAGAGCGCCGTTAAGGTTTCAGATAAAGAAGTGTTCGATCTGTTCCGATTTCAAAATGAAAAAATAAACGTGAACTATCTTAGCCTTTCAACGAAGAATTACAAGGAAAAGATCATTCCTCGCCGGGAGGATCTGGAGACATTCCTGAAAGAACATGAAAATGATTTCCGCGTTCCGGAACAGATTCAGATAAAATATATATCATTTCCAGGCCAGAATTATGCGTCATCGGTGAAGGTTTCTGATACAGATGTGGCCGAATACTATAACCGTCACAAAGATAACTTCATGAAAAAAGCAGGTAAAGAATCCCCTTTATCAGAGGTGAAAGATAAAATCATTGCCGAATTAAAGCAGGCCCAAGGCATGTATATCGCCGCCGAGGAAGCCAAAAAAGCACACGATATGATTTATCAGAAAGAAAATTTCGACGATTACGCCGGACAGAACGGACTTAAAGTCATCAGTACAAGCTTTTTCAGTTCAAAAAATACCCCTCAGGACTTCAGGCAGATCAAAGATTTTAACAAAATTGCCTTCAGCCTTCAAACGGATGAGATCGGCTCTGTCTTTTCCGATGACAAATCGTATTATGTTTTGAAGCTCACTGCCAAGAACCCCTCTCACATTCCGGGGTTGAATGAAATAGAAAGGGAGGTTGCAAGACAATTTGTGGAAGGAGAGTCTGTGCGTCTGTGCAAAAAGGATGCTGAAGTCATCCTTGAGAGTCTTAAGAAGGGGGAAGCAATGCAAAAAATATCCCAGGAAAAAGGCTTGAATATAGAAGAAACAGGGCTATTTCTCCCTGGATCCACCATACCGAAATTCGGATTTTCCAAGGAGTTGAGTGGCGCCCTCATTCAGATCTCTGAAGGGAACCCTTATCCGGACAATGTCTATTATATCAACGGGAGTTTTGTAATAGTGAAGTTTAAGGAAAGAGGGAAACTGAATACCGATGACTTCGAAGCAAAAAAGTCAGCCTTGAAAAATTTGCTTCTGAGGATGAAGAAAAACGAACACATGCTTTCGTGGATAGAAAAGAATAAAGAAGCTATGATCAAAGATGGGAGATTGAAATTTACGAAAGATCTTAAAGATATCTGA
- a CDS encoding CBS domain-containing protein: MIVRYWMTEMPIVAVDEMNLLEVIGLIRKHGIRRLPVVRNQELVGIITLSDIYQFGPPSLLLKEDLPDDLAEELRRRRVGDVMTESPITCEPNMPLEEAGLLMREKKVGSLPVMDKGKLVGIITGSDVLDALASITRAGDDSIRICLSIPAADKLDFFYDIVEFCRRYWIDLLTILTHPLKGDKRHLVMIRVRGFRSNDFVQALWDNNYQILTMDDKTPLSKRSMKTCESFDVGDAEKEEKT; this comes from the coding sequence ATGATCGTGAGATATTGGATGACGGAAATGCCTATCGTAGCCGTAGACGAAATGAATCTTCTCGAGGTGATAGGACTGATTCGAAAGCATGGGATACGACGCCTTCCCGTAGTTCGTAATCAAGAACTCGTCGGTATCATTACTCTTTCTGATATTTACCAGTTTGGGCCGCCAAGTCTCTTGTTAAAAGAGGATCTGCCGGATGACCTTGCGGAAGAACTCCGGCGCCGGCGTGTTGGTGATGTCATGACAGAATCCCCTATAACATGCGAACCAAACATGCCCCTTGAAGAAGCGGGGCTGCTCATGCGCGAGAAAAAGGTGGGCTCTCTTCCTGTGATGGACAAAGGCAAACTGGTCGGTATTATAACAGGCTCCGATGTCCTGGATGCTTTGGCGAGCATTACCAGAGCGGGGGACGACAGCATAAGAATCTGCCTTTCTATCCCCGCCGCAGACAAACTGGATTTCTTCTACGACATTGTGGAGTTCTGCAGGCGTTACTGGATAGACCTTCTCACCATTCTCACCCATCCCCTTAAGGGAGACAAAAGGCATCTTGTTATGATCAGAGTCAGGGGATTCAGGTCAAATGACTTCGTTCAAGCCCTCTGGGATAACAACTACCAGATATTGACCATGGACGACAAGACCCCCCTTTCAAAAAGAAGCATGAAGACGTGCGAGTCTTTTGACGTGGGAGATGCGGAAAAAGAAGAAAAAACATAA
- a CDS encoding M15 family metallopeptidase: MKRIFLFALPFFLLIFLGQSLLADDCHGESTMPDRFVDVKEVIPSILLDIRYYGPRNFVGERIDGYNAPKCLLTREAATALAKVQRELEAFSLSLKVYDCYRPQRSVDHFVRWARDGSDTRSKREFYPTKKKRDLFKQVYIDTKSGHSRGSTVDVTIVSLPVREQASYQEGEKMNACHLPAEKRFKDNSIDMGTGFDCFHELSHTANKKIGEKQRIHRLLLKAIMEKHCFKNYEKEWWHFTLRGEPFPKTYFDFVIE; the protein is encoded by the coding sequence GTGAAACGAATATTCCTGTTTGCACTGCCCTTTTTCCTGCTGATATTCCTCGGCCAGTCGCTGCTTGCGGATGATTGCCACGGTGAAAGCACAATGCCCGACCGTTTTGTGGATGTAAAAGAGGTGATCCCTTCCATCCTTCTCGATATCCGGTACTACGGTCCTCGCAATTTCGTCGGGGAGCGGATCGACGGCTATAACGCCCCCAAATGCCTCCTCACGAGGGAGGCGGCAACAGCCCTCGCAAAGGTACAGAGAGAACTTGAGGCGTTCTCCTTATCGCTCAAGGTCTATGACTGCTACCGGCCGCAGCGGTCGGTCGATCACTTTGTCCGGTGGGCAAGGGATGGCAGTGACACAAGGAGCAAAAGGGAATTCTATCCCACGAAGAAAAAGAGAGACCTTTTTAAGCAGGTCTACATCGACACCAAATCAGGCCACTCCAGGGGCAGTACCGTTGACGTTACCATTGTTTCCCTCCCCGTTCGTGAGCAAGCTTCGTATCAGGAGGGAGAGAAAATGAACGCATGTCATCTCCCCGCAGAGAAGCGATTCAAAGATAACAGCATCGACATGGGAACGGGTTTTGACTGTTTTCACGAACTATCCCATACGGCGAACAAAAAGATCGGCGAAAAACAGAGAATCCACCGTTTGTTGCTCAAAGCGATCATGGAAAAACACTGCTTCAAGAACTACGAGAAAGAATGGTGGCACTTTACCCTGCGTGGCGAACCCTTTCCGAAGACCTATTTCGATTTTGTCATCGAATGA
- a CDS encoding PAS domain S-box protein → MHDGKEFMKMYSDDTSKLENIAHLKRSLEEAEIIKSGMKLVLMNPSLDSMRKGEYEKAFTKLNDEIRDLKMMMGYVRKKRIPLGLMNMVLKKSDMLQLFTPPFVSQFCRITSKNIHSAQLIWLERLNTGGNPMKDQSKTKQALIQELDSLRRRIAELEQSQSERKPVDDSLRLQSEILANMKEGVHLTRVDDGVIVYANRCLEGMLGYDPDELIGKHVSILNAPGVKSPEAVANEIIRSLEQPGVWNGEVHNIRKDGTSFWCYANVSKFKHQQYGEVWISVHQDITDRKRAEEEKAKLEHQNRQLQKAESLGRMAGAIAHHFNNQLQAVIGNLEMAIDDLPQGAGPVNSLTAALQAAGKAAEVSGLMLTYLGQTPGKREPLDLSETCRRSLPMLHAVMPKNVCMETDLPTSGPAVSANANQMQQVLTNLVTNAWEVVGEGRGVIRLSVKTVSPADIPASHRFPIDWQPQDNAYACLEVADAGSGIADDDIEHIFDPFFSSKFTGRGLGLPVVLGIVRAHGGAVTVESELGRGSAFRVFFPVSVEEVPRQPDKEAQAPEMEGGGTILLVEDEEMVHDMAAAMLKSLGFTVLAAKDGVEAVEVYRQHQDEIRCVLCDMTMPRMNGWETLAALRKLAPDIPVILASGYNKVQVMAGDHPEWPQAFLGKPYRIKELSDAVSQALINKKK, encoded by the coding sequence TTGCATGACGGGAAGGAGTTTATGAAAATGTACAGTGATGATACCTCTAAATTGGAAAATATCGCACACTTAAAACGTTCTCTTGAGGAAGCTGAGATAATTAAAAGCGGCATGAAGCTGGTTTTGATGAATCCATCTTTAGATTCTATGCGCAAAGGCGAGTACGAGAAAGCGTTTACGAAGCTAAACGATGAAATTCGAGACCTGAAAATGATGATGGGCTACGTACGAAAAAAACGCATTCCTTTGGGACTAATGAATATGGTGCTTAAAAAGTCTGACATGCTCCAATTATTTACACCGCCTTTTGTCTCGCAATTTTGTAGAATCACTTCTAAGAATATACATTCTGCGCAATTAATTTGGCTGGAAAGATTAAACACAGGGGGCAACCCGATGAAAGATCAATCCAAGACAAAGCAGGCATTGATTCAGGAACTGGATTCTCTAAGACGGAGGATCGCAGAGCTGGAGCAATCGCAATCAGAGCGCAAGCCGGTGGACGATTCGCTACGTCTTCAGAGCGAGATTTTGGCGAACATGAAGGAAGGTGTACATCTGACTCGCGTTGACGATGGCGTGATTGTTTATGCAAATCGATGCCTTGAGGGAATGCTTGGTTACGATCCGGACGAACTTATCGGCAAACACGTGAGTATTCTCAATGCTCCGGGTGTCAAAAGCCCCGAGGCCGTTGCAAACGAGATTATCAGAAGTCTTGAACAACCGGGAGTATGGAATGGTGAAGTACACAATATCAGAAAGGATGGGACCTCATTCTGGTGTTATGCCAATGTTTCAAAATTTAAACATCAACAATATGGCGAAGTGTGGATATCGGTGCATCAAGACATCACCGACCGTAAGCGGGCTGAAGAGGAAAAGGCAAAACTCGAACATCAAAACCGGCAACTCCAGAAGGCCGAAAGCCTGGGCCGCATGGCCGGGGCCATTGCCCACCACTTCAACAATCAGCTTCAAGCAGTGATCGGGAACCTGGAGATGGCCATTGACGACCTACCACAAGGTGCGGGACCCGTCAATAGCCTGACCGCAGCCCTGCAGGCGGCAGGAAAAGCGGCGGAGGTAAGCGGCCTGATGCTGACCTACCTCGGACAAACGCCCGGCAAACGTGAGCCGCTTGATCTTTCCGAAACCTGCCGCCGGAGTCTGCCCATGCTCCATGCCGTCATGCCGAAGAACGTGTGCATGGAGACTGATTTACCCACCTCCGGGCCGGCAGTCAGCGCAAACGCAAACCAGATGCAACAGGTCCTGACCAATCTGGTCACCAATGCCTGGGAGGTCGTCGGTGAAGGCCGGGGTGTCATTCGACTGTCCGTCAAAACTGTTTCCCCGGCGGATATCCCCGCATCGCACCGATTCCCCATAGACTGGCAGCCGCAGGACAATGCCTATGCCTGCCTGGAAGTGGCGGACGCGGGCAGCGGGATAGCGGACGATGATATCGAGCATATCTTCGACCCGTTTTTCTCCAGCAAGTTCACCGGCCGGGGCTTGGGCCTGCCCGTGGTCCTGGGGATTGTACGGGCGCACGGCGGGGCCGTCACGGTGGAGAGCGAACTGGGCCGGGGGAGCGCCTTCCGGGTCTTTTTCCCGGTGTCTGTGGAAGAAGTCCCCCGGCAGCCGGACAAAGAAGCCCAAGCTCCGGAAATGGAAGGGGGCGGCACGATACTGCTGGTCGAAGACGAGGAGATGGTGCACGACATGGCTGCTGCCATGCTCAAAAGTCTTGGTTTTACAGTGCTCGCAGCAAAGGACGGCGTCGAGGCTGTGGAGGTGTATCGACAGCACCAGGATGAAATCCGTTGCGTCCTTTGCGACATGACCATGCCGCGCATGAACGGCTGGGAGACATTGGCGGCCCTGCGCAAACTCGCGCCCGACATCCCGGTGATCTTGGCCAGCGGTTACAACAAGGTCCAGGTCATGGCAGGCGACCATCCCGAATGGCCTCAGGCATTCTTAGGCAAACCTTATCGGATCAAGGAACTTAGCGACGCGGTCAGCCAAGCCCTTATCAACAAGAAGAAATGA